The following are encoded together in the Syngnathus typhle isolate RoL2023-S1 ecotype Sweden linkage group LG5, RoL_Styp_1.0, whole genome shotgun sequence genome:
- the LOC133154110 gene encoding hyaluronan and proteoglycan link protein 1-like, whose product MTSLLCITIFSLTLVGSVYSLPTHSVKIFADLGGNVTLPCRMPEESSSFFSVGIRVKWTKLAEDEALNEDVLLSMGFHKKTYGSFEDRVYLRELDSDDASLVITDVSMDDAGTYSCEIINGFVDTIQAIALEVKSDMADGVVFPYFPPHGRYSYNFDEAVEACLDQDAVVATFDQLFKAWEDGLDWCNAGWLSDGTVQYPITKPREPCGGANNGPGLRTYGRRDKYMGRFDVFCFTVPLKGHFYWLTQPERLNFVEAVQACVDDGAEIAKVGHMFAAWKLEGYDRCDAGWLADGSVRYPISRPRKNCSPTEAAVRFVGFPDKQERLYGVYCFRPEP is encoded by the exons atgacaagtctACTTTGTATCACGATATTCTCCTTGACCCTGGTTGGCAGCGTGTACAGTCTGCCGACACACTCAG TTAAGATTTTCGCCGATCTTGGAGGCAACGTTACTTTGCCGTGTCGTATGCCGGAAGAAAGCTCCAGCTTCTTTAGCGTCGGTATCCGAGTGAAATGGACCAAGCTGGCAGAGGACGAGGCTCTGAATGAAGACGTGTTGCTTTCCATGGGCTTCCACAAGAAAACATACGGGAGCTTCGAAGATCGCGTCTACCTGCGGGAGTTGGATAGTGACGACGCTTCCTTGGTGATAACGGACGTTTCCATGGATGACGCCGGAACGTACAGTTGCGAGATCATCAACGGGTTTGTCGATACCATCCAAGCTATTGCCTTGGAAGTGAAAAGTGACATGGCTGACG GTGTTGTGTTCCCCTACTTTCCACCTCACGGCCGCTACAGCTATAATTTCGACGAGGCTGTGGAGGCTTGTTTGGATCAGGACGCGGTGGTCGCCACCTTCGATCAGCTATTCAAAGCCTGGGAGGACGGCCTGGACTGGTGCAATGCTGGCTGGCTGTCTGATGGTACCGTGCAATATCCCATAACAAAGCCTAGAGAACCATGCGGTGGTGCCAACAACGGACCCGGCCTCAGAACCTACGGCAGGCGGGACAAATACATGGGCCGCTTTGATGTGTTCTGCTTCACCGTGCCATTAAAGG GACATTTCTACTGGCTGACCCAACCCGAAAGACTCAACTTCGTTGAAGCCGTCCAGGCTTGCGTCGACGATGGCGCCGAGATCGCCAAGGTGGGTCACATGTTTGCCGCTTGGAAGCTGGAAGGCTACGATCGTTGCGACGCCGGCTGGTTGGCCGACGGCAGCGTCCGCTACCCCATCTCCAGACCTCGCAAGAACTGCAGCCCCACCGAGGCTGCCGTGCGCTTTGTCGGCTTTCCGGACAAGCAAGAAAGGCTCTACGGTGTCTACTGCTTTAGGCCTGAGCCCTGA